The genomic stretch TCCTTGAACGCAGAGGCTAGTGGGCGTGGCTAACTTTCCCCTCTAACACGcagccacagtgtgtgcacgcagcaggctgtgagtgagtgagagggagagagatggctacAGGTTCAGGAGCGCCTGCCGACCGTCCTCGCCTTGCTGATCAAATAGACGGGCGAACTGAAGTCTGGAGCTATTTCGCATGTGTCGACAGTGAAGGCAagcccacagacacaagagatgtaaacaaaagcatgcaGGCAACGTCCAACTTCGCACAGCACCTTGCGGACAGACATCCCGACCTTTACAACGAATTCAAAGACCGAGTGGTCAGCGAATGTGATTGGAAACACCATGATCAGCCCCAATCGTATCCACAAACTATAGTGAAACGAGTGTGGAGTATCCTGTAGGCTAGTTggaaaactattttttcaacactgaatTTTGACGAGGCATAACGACCGTAAGCATAGAaacctccttgacggaggtaatgttttcattggggtttgctgtttgtctgtctgtttgcaagatgACTCAATGTTCACGCTGATAATTGTAACTTTAGCATAACTTGCAAACGATCTATTTAACATTCAATCAGTTCTGGTAATATTTATCATGGCATGTAGTctgccttttttattatttcttagaTATGAGCTAAGCTACAAACCCTCTAGAGCCCATAGCCAGAATGTATAGAGTCCAAACATTAATTTCAGCAGGCTAGACCTCATGTAGGCGTCATCAGATGGCCCACTGAGTAGTAGGCTAACTTGCTTATAATTTTAACACTTGTAATTtgtaacaaacaataaaaaaaactatggaCTAAAAAATAATGAACGTGCGGTGACTTTATGATGAGCCCAGAATTGACCTGCACACTAGTGTATTaaattaaactcacatttctctaCACCTGGTGGAGGTTTGCGTCCTACTGAGCATATTGTCTGGATATAacaattattaataattatggTCTCTGAAAGTCAGACAATCAaactcatgaaatattaaagtaggctaacttgtCCACTCCCTTTACAGGAAATGTTAAAGAAAAGTGGCCGGCAAATATGTTAACAAACAAGAGATTATGCTAATACTATACtggggaataataataattatttttattagtgtaatttgctaaaaaaaaaaaaacggacagGAACAAGCTGGTTAAAGTGAAACCGAACCAGACCATTATTGATCTTTTTTTCAGATATTTTAGAATTTCACCGTGGTATCGGTTCAGTATCGACTATCGAGGTATTTATGGCAGGTATCGAATCGAAgtcataattttggtatcgtgacaacactaatAGAGATACAGCACATTATATGAACAATTTGTAGGTAGTATATCCATCTAAAAAGTAGAGAGCGGTTTATACAGGCTTTTGCCACAGCGCTGACCAAGGCCTGACCAGGGCTCTGGTGCAGTAGCCTGCTGGCTGACGGTTCTCTACCATTGCCTTTGTACAGACATTCCGGGAGCCAGTGTCTGATTACCAGGTGGTCCGTGAGAAAGCCGCCTCTCAGCGGAGGGACGTGGAGCGAGCGCTCACCCGCTTCATGGCCAAGACCGGTCAGACACAGGACCCAGCACAGACCCAGAGCTTCTTCAAGACCGATATCACAGCCTTTCCATGTGAGTTCACGatcatgatttatttatttatctttattattattattattattgatttatttcttttaaacTTTGAAATGTTACATTGAAGGAGCCCCAGCTGGGTATTGAGACTGGAAGCCTACACTGAGAACCTTGGCTCAGAGGTAGTTGAGTGGACGAGGTTAAGTTGAGAATAGAGCCTTTCAAATCAATGTTGCTGTAGAAGACTATGCTGATGGTACAAAGGCTGATTTAGTGCCTCCTTTGCCGACACCAcaatgcaacccccccccccccccaaaaaaaaaaacatggagatTCACTGGACCACATTAAATGCATTTGAAGGCTAGAGGTAGCTATGTCGCTGTTGTTGTCTGTATGCATTTGTCTTTTAATCTTGCCATAAACCTTGAGTTTACATTCATCACACTAGGTAATCGTGTACTACAAAGCTGTCTCGGTTTAGTTTTTAAAACTGTTTTTCTACCAGACCTCAAAATTGAGACTTCACTGCCCATATGTGGATTACAATTCATATGTAACAGCTCATGACAAACCTGACCAGattttctgcgtgtgtgtttttctgcaaTTAGTGATTGCGGCCCGTCCTAGCGCTATCCCCTACCTGAGTGCCCTTCTCCCATCGGAGCTGGAGCTGCAGTCTCTGGAGGAGACGGACTCGTCTGAGCAGGACGACCAGACAGACAGCGAGAACAACCACGGCAACATCATCAACGTATGTCTGAGGCTGACCTTCATCTCCTTGTGCCTTTCCCAATGGCTAACGCACGAACAGCATGCCATTCAGTTACAGTTTGTCAAATGTGTCGCAATGAGAGGTGCCACAGAAATTCAGCCAGATTCTGCACAGTTATAGTAtgacaggtgaatagggtattCATTGGGTCAGGTGgtccacctttttttttttatttggtcaTTCCAGAAACAGTTACTTTTTCTGCTCTGTCTGGCATACTGCTTTgaggtgcactgtgtgtgtgaaagatgtgTTATTTAAACACTTAGACAACATAGACTAGATTTCCTGTCAGACTGTTGGGATTTGCTAGGGCATGGTGCATAAGGAAGGCACCAATAAGGAGTTATGTATCTTCTTATcttttccccactctctctgaTTCAGGATGATCCTGGAGCAGATAAGGAGAACTCCGGACTGCCATCTGGTGGGGTGGTGCCAACAGTGAAGGCCAATGAGGAGAGCATCGATAACCCCTACTTGAGGCCGGTCAAGAAGCCCAAAGTGAGACGGAAGAAGTGAAGGAAGAAACTCAACTGACTTTTCATGGACAGTCTCTGTTTTGATCAGTCAACAGCCAAGGACTCGAAGATTCCAGGATCTCCTGAACTGCCCTCTGCCTCGGTATACTGTGAACTGAGAATTCTGAGCAGGCAGTGTGTATGTCACCAAAATGGACTCTTGAAAAAGGAGCTAAGACTGTTCACTGAGCTAGGATTTCTGTGAGATACTCCAATGTTTTACTCAACCATCATGATTGATAGTCAATTGAAAGTTAAGGCTTTGGCAGAACACtgatcttccttttttttttgcgaggGACAAATATGTCTTATTTGTTTTACCTCTGCCTACCCAATCCCAAactaaaaatgtgtttgtgaatacAAAGAGAGTAATAAACTCAAACGTTTTTCTTGTTCTTTGTTTTTCCTATTAAACTGTTGTGTTTTTCTTAATAATTGCACACGTCATTTTTCATAGCTGTAAAACATCAAAACTGATCTCTACTTTATAAAGTTTTATTTACTTGATGTCAAAAAGAAGTTAACACAGAATAATGTAAACTGTAATAAtgtaaaggagaaatctggtcaTTTTTCAGAGAGCGTTTTCTCAAGGTCACGAGTACCGTTGGTAcggaaaaataaaacaacaaaaaaaaaacgactgcTACACTCttggggcatgaacatgggggctcacaAACATGCCCCCAGACTGTAGCACTGTttgcctggctagcgcctaccacttctcaaatgagacgtggtctggcaaccaaacgttcattttctcgtatttgaaaaaaaatgcccagatccgttcctTGGgcgtctatcaaatgtgtctgtgcatagctcatcatcgtcttgctttcccccctgtaccgtgattggtcccctatctcaggcaaaaattagggcggtagagAATCAAATCGCGCGCAAGTTAGCATGGGAACACGCTGTAGCATGCCTATAGCACTGTAGCAGCCAGCAGCAACTTGAGCTACTGTAGATAAAACTAGTTGTTTTCTGTTATTtgaaatggagatctatgtgaaataTTGCCGGATTTCTTCTTTAACACCTTGAGGAATTGATTTCAAATGTGAGCAGCCAGGGGCAAGACTAACACTTAAACACGGTTATTCATCAAATGAGGCAGGAAAGGCAAGAAATACAAGCTCTGTGCAGAATAACACTTATTTTGTCCCTTAAATAACGTGATGAACAGGCAATTCACACATGGTGATATTTCTCTGAATACTGGCCAGAAAATACTACATGCATTTATCTTAACACAAACAGGCATTTCTGATTGCAAGGTATATTTGGGGTTAAAAGTAGGAGGTAGACGTGCAGGCAGGTCTAAATCCAAGTAGAATACTTATTTCAGCTGCTGATGTGTTGCTGACTCAGGGGTAGTATAATTTGAGGTATGCTACCCTGTTCCTCTGCTTCAGGAACTCCTTGTCACATTGAAGCTGCCGGACAGAAGAAACAGAACAAGAAATATCGAGCATTATCTCACATTACAAGTTTAAGAAATTCACATTACCAATCTTTCAGCTGTACAAGTCTGTTCGCATTGAGGACACAGAGGTGAGCCCTTTGTCAAACAATTCTATTCTTTACAACCTGTATGTTCACCCCTCATACTTAAACAGATTACAGCATTAACATTACCACAATCAATGTTAAaggagaatggggggggggtgaggtgaggagaggtgggggaggagccAGAAATGATCCCAGCCCTTGTCACCTTGGATACTGTAAGTAATACCACTTGCTTGTACCTTTCCTCTGTGCACCAGCTGCTCTCTGACTGCATCCACTGCAGCTTTGTCTCTCATTTACATCTTTTACAAAGCTACTTGCTCCCTCCATCCTGCTGTGTAACTTCAATTACTGCTTTAAAGGTGCTCTACGCGATGTCACGCCAtttctaagctaaaacattttttgtcacatacagcaaacgTCACCTCACCACCGCTAGctgcctgtgccctgaatacactaataataataataataataataataaccaaaaaaaaaaaccacgtCTCTGTGGACTGCccagggtatagtgttgatgtggggtttaatgtattgtaatgtaatgtttatttggtCATTAATAGGGTATGCACCATTTAGTTGGTCATAACACTTGAACAGACCTTTAGTTCCAAAAACATTTCACCTATTCTCACAACTTTGTACCAGTATACAAAACCAGATAACTTGATTACGAGTAGATTACTTATtggttaaagtgtaactgcaccctaaaatatattttttgagctgttgattgactgaaaatactcataagtggtgaactacactattaccaaggttaatattgacaaaaatcgtgttttccaagaaaagtaacattttgtatgattttgtaatggagatattgctctccgcgccctctacaggttgaaacatggcatggcatttttgtccaaaatgctagtggaatgctgacgtagtcctgcacttttcGTCCGactctacgtcaccgggtcgttacaaattaggaatgaaacgccccaacacctgctgccctgattagcctaactgtgataagccatgtctgcagcattcattcccagattgacacgaaatcaccatggttgattggctgcagcagtgctgcacgcccttccaaatttcagaacgtctcgcccattttgaaagcctttttcagaaatgtgaagtgggtggagttatggggtgaagttacactttaatgcaggCTAAAGATCTAGCAATGTGGTAAATGGTGACCACTGTTAGTGAATGCTGAGGCAAACATGGTGAGGTTTATTGGAATTGTAGCTCATCATCTTAATCTAGCTTGTATCTTAGCTTTCAAATGACACAAGACAGAAACAGCATTGTGGAAGACAATTAGTCTAATTCAATGAAATGAAAGTTCAAGAAATGATCCATGAATGATCGAAATTGTATGCATGGAAtgattattgtaggctatgtatgaGTTGCAAGAGGATACCTCCCTCAACCCTCTGTGTTATGTTAACATAACATGTTTGATTTGGAAAATGTTCAGCACGGAGCAGTTTCCAgtgaaatgttttattcacCAGAATCCTTGCCTGGTAAACACGATTGTCTTTACCAAAAATGCCCTGCCAACTAAAACATGTTTTGCATAGCTTAACAGCCATGCCATTACTAACTGCAGTTAAGATGGcaatgtgggtgtgtttgtgtaaccaacgttgtgttgaaccaccgcggttcagccctgcagcaccttggatcgggagtcgagcgtgctaacaatccagctaaaatcCAGCTCCAGTTTTCATGCCAGCAGTACTCTTGagcagtgctgtagtctagttttCTGTGGTGGGTATACTGTCAGTGATGTGTCGCCTGAGGCGCGCCGCGCACCCACccccaaaaataaataaataaataaatgtatcaatcaattgtgtatatatatacacaatgtatatacacacaaatgtatatatatacacatatatggaTCCCAAATACATTGACAATCTTAACCACAATTAGATACTTTATatccaccacacacagtaataaGGAACATAAAAGGGTGGATGTTGAGGATATACTGCAACAACTGACTTTTACtcaataggcctaggcctattctctgctTTCCTTCGAGTGGAGTTTTCTTTTCACCCCTACATTAAAGTTATAGCATTCACAAATATTTCAGCAGAAAGtatccagtgtttcccacagattagaaggcaatatgTGGCTTTTTAtggctctcctttcatataatgtgaatgattttttaacaagatgtaaagcttgtctttatttgaaacacacacacacacacacacattatgtaattatttatacattatatataatgacatttctgatatatgacataacagcaaactttatgcagattatagcctaatatttatattacaactccacctcttaaattcagctatctggttgaagcctcaaaatactgtaaacaaagtagcaggctaagcttatcatagggtaggcctactgtaggcctactactggttggactgttcagtttccccacatgtgtttaagtttcaacgTAAGCAAATACTTTTTCTCCATGGGATAGGCCCTTtttagtcttggagttgaaaaacattggtattgtattgagatggtcagttaacttgaatgcaagagttttcatcaaatgtctgcagcatagcccactaattatgctaaccggatttaacagtaatttagctacagtagtcgtcttctgtgcgtcattgcgttcacgattgtgaatgttagatttggattaaatgtgcatgtcgagggcgggtgtccattgggCGCGCACTAGAGCAGGCCACGGCGAATGattttacttctactgtttggtaaagttgcacgtatagtctacaaaagttgcggaataattttatgcttccacccgagcagtgtcaggtgcatcagtgcgactgTGAACGCTTCCaaggatgatctcgttggttttcaggTTTTCATTtagacagacgcggtgtgcacggaggggaggggctgtgtttgcttgtgtgtagaCAGACGCGTGaatgtcagagagggagagcaggaaaaggaaattcagcttgacgaatgctgcgtgtttttcaatagcgttaaaaaataaagaaagaaagaataactGACGTTGATTTCTTCTAGCTACTCAAGAGCGATTGAATGATTTCAGAGGTTGTTGACACGTATCTTTGCCTATGTTTTACTGGATATACGCAAATCCATGAACTTTTTAGGTGGTTATACGGCGTATAGGCCTACCTGCGTATCATGTACTACAGCCCTGCTCTTGAGGCATCGGGGAGTGAGGTCTACTAATGTTCGACACGCACAGCAGATATTTACTAATATCTTAATTATATTATCTTATAGAATATTTACTGATATTGTAGGCTctgcacacagcacagtatGACTGGTGACATCTAGAATCATCAGACATTGTGGCCAAACTTCAGCAAATATCCAAAATCTTGGGTGTGTAAAATTTACATTTCTGAATGCCTTTCTGTGGCTATATTGCCATGGTTCCATGTGAttatgtaccgtaatttcccaactattagccgcggcttatacattgattttgcaaaatttcttcagctatcctgtcctgcggcttaaatACTGCGGCTGatatacaggaaattactgtaagcaaTATTCAAACCAAAACAACTGTAGGCTACCCAAGAAGCTACGACACTTTTTAACTAGATAAGTCAGATTTTACTCCTTTCCTCACCCATGTCAACTTCTATCCATACCCAACTGGCGTCATCATGCTTGTGGGTCCCACCAGATCTACTGCGGTAACACCTTGAAATAATTTGGGCCTTCTAACGTTTATGATAAAGTATGTtgcttgtttttattgtttgtgaaacCTGTCTGGACATATGGGATGGGGGCATAGAAAATATGTGTTTCCTTAAATTCTGAAAGGCATTTAACACAATCCACTTCATGCTGAACCCCCTATTGTTTAGCATTACAGTTTTCATTTCTGATTACAGGAGGTCATCCTAGGCCTACCGCTTAGGGAATTGGAATTCTAACTGAAGGGTGGCAAGTTTGATCCCTGACTGATGTGGGTGAGGGAAGTGATTGAACAATACTTTCCCACATACACGGATGAGGTGCCTTTGAGCAAAGCAGTCAACACctctggatatactgtatgtgctcctTTGTATAATGCCTCATTTTCACTTAATGGTACTGAATTATTATATACCGGTAATAAGTTTAAGTGGGGGTATGATAATAGCATAGTCTCTCAGGTTGGAAATGAAGTGGTAgcatacatgtatatacagtgcctatagaaagttatcatacccttttgaaatagttattttttttgtcttacagcctgaaatcaaaacccattttaaaaaaaatcttttccagttttatttacaaatgtagctgtacaacatcaaaataatgaaaaaaaagtcaacagttctgaaaattaataaaaaattaaaaactagaatagcagggttggaaaagtcatcatacccctgacttattactttgtaaagcttccttttgctttcattacagccatcaatctgtttggatatgtctattacagctttgcacacctagataggggaatatttgcccaattttccgtgcagaaatgttaaaatttcgtcaaattctgtagggaatggccatggactgctctcttcaagtcaatccacatattttctataggatttaagtcagggctctgagtttgccactcaaggatattcaccatcctatccttaagccactgctttgttcttttggcagtatgtttaggatttttgttgtgttggaaggcgaatgacctccccatcctcagctgtttaggagagggacgcaagttttcctcaagaattttggtgtacttcgcagcatccattttcccttctatcctgaccaattgcccagtccccgctgaagagaaacatccccaaaacataatgttgcccccaccatgcttcaaagtaggtatggtgtgttttgggtgtgttttggtgtgtatactgtgtttggttagcgcctggagctcagtccaaaaacttcaatcttagtctccaaaaagtttgatcttagtctcatctgaccatataagctttttccacatggtagcagaatattccagatgtgtttttgcactgaactccaagcgcaatgtttggcgaaaaccaacacagtacaccacccaaaacacaccatacctagtgtgaagcatggtgggggcaacattatgttgtggggatgtttcttttcagcgggaactgggcaattggtcaggatagaagggaaaatggatgctgccaagtacacccacattcttaaggaaaacctgcgtcactctcctagacagctgaggatggggaggtcattcgccttccaacacgacaataatcctaaacatactgccaaaagaacaaagcagtggcttaaggataggatggtgaatatccttgagtggcaaagtcagagccctgacttaaatcttatagaaaatatgtggattgacttgaagagagcagtccatcgccattccctacagaatttgactaaatttgaacatttctgtacggaaaattgggcaaatattccactatctaggtgtgcaaagctataatagagacatgtccaaacagattgatggctgtaatgaaagcaaaaggaagttttacaaagtatttagtcaggggtatgatgacttttccaaccctgttattctagtttttcattttttcttaattttcagaactgtttacttttttttcattattttgatgttgtacagctaaatttgttaataaaactggaaaagatttttttttaaatgggttttgatttcaggctgtaagacaaaaaaagtaactatttcaaaagggtatgatgactttctataggcactgtaactCAACTTTTCAtatgaagaaaggagagaaaatgtgAAGAAATGCATCTTCAATAGGAATAATATGAATCTACCCCGAAACAGTTCATATATTATATCATCACATAACTTTCGCATGTAAGAGTTCTTATATGGCTCAAACATCCTGTGTCTTTTCATACTAAAACTGTGTGGCTGTTAGTGTGAAAGTGGCCATTAATAttatattcttattcttattttgTATATGAAAATTGGTCTTACATACATTGGTCTCCCCAATTTAAGTAAGgaggacatactgtattgtAGCTGTATATGAACAATACAGGTTTTTCcacgtgtgtctctctctctcctctctcacctctgtTCTCAGTGCCTTCTTCTCCAGCTGAGGCACTCGCTTCCAGTCTGGGGAGCCAAACTTCATGGGCCAGGACACCTTCCTGCAGGCGCTGGTGTCGTGAGCGTACGTCCCTGGGCTGGCAATGGACAGGACATAGAAGGTCAGAATTTCGCAGCACTTTTCTCTCCAGCCAATCAAAACCTCAGCTGTTCAGGAGTATATCACTGACAAGCTTTATTACTGTAATAGCATCAATGATTCTACAGTAGGCTTGGCTACATTCATGGTTAATGTGATATCCAAGACTTTAAAGTTGTGATGGTTCTGCTACTACCTAGCTGCAATTTGGCTGCACCAGGAAATAAAGGGTAGCTGCCGCAATACCCGAAAAGGACTCTTTggattttgaaattcatatgatGTCATGTTGGTACAGGTGTGTGTCACGTGAGACCTAGCCTACTGGTAGAGAAGACTCACCCTGGGTTTAAGCCGGTACTGATCTGCTGGACAGATAATCTGGCCATGGTGGAGTTGAAAGGCGTTTTCCCTGGAGGTTCTGTATAGGACACGGCCCAGTTAGGCTGGTACTTCTGTGGTGAGGGAGTCAATGTCTGTAGACAGAGATGGTTGTCATGGTTGTAATCGGTAGTTTACTGCATGCTTCGAATCTACTCAATAAAATGATGTGACCTTGTCATTTGTTGCATATACACCCTTCCATTGCATGCTTAGGCTACCCACTGGCATGGTGTGCCAAGTacctacataggctacagtagcacaTGAATGGTCCTGTTGggacttatttttttttcatgttaatGTTGCCCTGGGCTTGTTATAATAATAGACTGGATACATAAGGTCATGCaacagtagtgtactgtagtgaaTGGAGGTTGTTGCTATCAATGGAACCACCTGAGCATTGACTCACCTGTGCAGGAGGTCGAAAGCGTGTTGCAGTTCTTGCTGCTAAAACATAGCCCTTCTTGCTCTCTGGTCTTTTCTGAATGTCATACAAGACAGTGCCAATCTGAAATAAATGAAAATCGTGCTTAGACCTACATTATTTCACCATTATTTTGCACTCATCTCGATTCCTCAAAAAGCAGGTCTTCAAGACATTTTCCTGGCTTTTGTTATCTGATCTGACCTAGCATCGACGACACTCACCACATGGTTGTCATAGCAGCCAGGGCCGCGCTCTGGGGATCCTTTCACTGCCAGCATCTCGTTCCCCAAGCGATTGGGGGCACAGTGGGCTGGGAACATCAGACGCTGCTGGCAGCTCCCAAACGCGACTTGACCGGCTGTTTTAAAATGCGTTGACTATTTAATAATTGTAAGGCAAATCATGCTACATCATAGACATTTTCGTTTTAGACTAACCCAACTGCTCCCCGTTCTATTAGACCAACCAACTTATAATACTTTCGCTAAAACCTTGCTAAACTGTTGGCTGATGTCTAAACCAAAGGATTTTGTCTATCAAGACATTTTAAATCCAACTGATCGCTAACATGGTTTATGAACGAAAGTGTCAGGCGTAGCTGCAAGGATAATGGAGGAAACCGAATTGAACATAGCCTACCTACCTGCTTCCCGTTTTGCCGCCATGCCTACCTGCTTGTTTACAAAATGGTTACTATAGTAACCAGGTGCTAGATTCCAGCCACACACAATTTTTTGAGccagttcaagttcaaagtgtaggcctattgtagcctactcataaaatatatagcctagcCTAAGTAATGAAATCCCTTGTGCTCCATTCAACtaggctacagaaataaatta from Sardina pilchardus chromosome 7, fSarPil1.1, whole genome shotgun sequence encodes the following:
- the LOC134087061 gene encoding ciliary microtubule-associated protein 3-like, giving the protein MAAKREAAGQVAFGSCQQRLMFPAHCAPNRLGNEMLAVKGSPERGPGCYDNHVIGTVLYDIQKRPESKKGYVLAARTATRFRPPAQTLTPSPQKYQPNWAVSYTEPPGKTPFNSTMARLSVQQISTGLNPGPGTYAHDTSACRKVSWPMKFGSPDWKRVPQLEKKALRTELQCDKEFLKQRNRVAYLKLYYP